From the Prunus dulcis chromosome 4, ALMONDv2, whole genome shotgun sequence genome, one window contains:
- the LOC117625188 gene encoding uncharacterized protein LOC117625188: protein MTWTRKDANQEFQSKQFQIQLTQNERRRTTCPLPPPSPRQTRQIKVEKVKEKASALLKRRKTTAMANKAADRYHSDPDYRFLHDRVSDLMAECLKHDIQQFNQHQQQRREQEQDQKKKKMKKLEFNITDAADCFRFVPAPMDQLLYETVARNVFSPGELESEFSNPMSLRRRLRKEILVPWRQALAPADEEGANKWGYYQRLVYDGEPDVSDVLSASAARKYMVALKKAIAAAESKYESVSENMINAGAVLPHCIVRYAVDKSGGFERAAELQWKRMLEDVYKKQGRLNNCLAVCDVAASESVALGMFVSQLSQGLWEGKVVSHTQNPQLHLVRGEDLKSKFSFMHSLEERQDWEVDLGKVYDLILEVAVNENVKAEQMVRKVFVFTCFKHFSAGCWKPRGGDYEEIQRKFEEKGYAVPHLVIWNLLSVRYAPLRTGEPGVTLLGGFSDAMLKSFLENDGELSPEQVMELAISPQSYQTLAVFD from the coding sequence ATGACTTGGACCAGGAAGGATGCGAACCAAGAATTTCAGTCCAAACAGTTCCAGATCCAGTTAACACAAAATGAAAGGAGGAGGACAACTtgtcctcttcctcctcctagTCCTAGACAGACTCGCCAAATCAAGGTGGAAAAAGTTAAGGAGAAAGCAAGCGCCCTgttgaagagaaggaagacgACTGCCATGGCCAACAAGGCTGCTGACAGGTACCACAGTGACCCGGATTATCGATTCTTGCACGACCGGGTTTCTGATCTTATGGCAGAGTGCTTGAAGCATGATATCCAACAATTCAACCAGCATCAGCAGCAGCGTCGTGAGCAAGAGCaagaccaaaagaaaaagaagatgaagaagttGGAGTTCAACATAACCGATGCGGCTGATTGCTTCCGATTCGTGCCGGCCCCTATGGACCAACTGCTGTATGAAACCGTTGCGAGGAATGTTTTCTCGCCAGGAGAATTAGAATCAGAATTTTCGAACCCAATGTCTCTGCGGCGGCGGCTGCGGAAAGAGATTTTGGTGCCCTGGAGACAAGCCTTGGCGCCAGCCGACGAAGAAGGTGCCAACAAGTGGGGTTATTATCAACGTCTGGTGTACGACGGAGAGCCCGATGTCTCTGATGTACTCTCTGCCTCTGCGGCTCGCAAGTATATGGTGGCGCTGAAAAAAGCCATTGCCGCCGCCGAGTCCAAGTATGAGTCCGTGTCCGAGAACATGATTAATGCCGGTGCTGTGCTTCCACACTGCATCGTACGCTACGCCGTGGACAAAAGTGGTGGATTCGAGCGAGCGGCTGAGCTTCAGTGGAAGAGAATGCTGGAGGACGTGTACAAAAAGCAGGGGAGGCTGAACAACTGCTTGGCTGTTTGTGACGTTGCGGCGTCGGAGTCGGTGGCTCTGGGAATGTTTGTGTCTCAACTGAGCCAAGGGCTGTGGGAAGGAAAGGTGGTGAGTCACACCCAAAACCCTCAGCTGCATTTGGTACGAGGCGAAGATCTCAAGTCCAAGTTCAGCTTTATGCACAGTTTGGAGGAGCGTCAGGACTGGGAGGTTGATCTGGGGAAGGTGTATGATTTGATTCTGGAAGTGGCGGTGAATGAGAATGTGAAGGCAGAACAGATGGTGAGGAAAGTCTTTGTGTTCACCTGCTTCAAACACTTCAGTGCCGGCTGCTGGAAGCCTCGCGGCGGAGATTATGAGGAAATACAGAGGAAGTTTGAGGAGAAGGGGTATGCCGTACCGCACTTGGTGATTTGGAATCTCCTCAGTGTGCGGTATGCGCCGCTGCGTACAGGAGAGCCAGGGGTGACGTTGTTGGGTGGTTTCTCCGACGCAATGCTCAAGTCCTTCTTGGAGAATGACGGTGAACTTAGCCCCGAGCAGGTCATGGAATTAGCCATCTCTCCCCAAAGCTATCAAACTCTGGCTGTCTTCGACtga
- the LOC117625130 gene encoding uncharacterized protein C12B10.15c produces MEKGTQGTIVLRRNANGESEEEEEQVADLSGRVHLLPCSIKYSGPSSVSHYFKPKPTGIESEGLKTQEANFRGRKLQGASIPIPNGYSGFVLGKKSLGKRKANTSEENSNCWEMNAKYKSITYWNHDNLTSQDDAFLRCFHWLAVAKSMHEPATAEDLVSASAALEKMK; encoded by the exons atggagaagggAACCCAAGGGACCATAGTTCTGAGAAGAAACGCAAATGGAGagtcagaagaagaagaagaacaagtgGCGGACCTGAGTGGTCGGGTGCACCTGCTCCCTTGCTCCATCAAATACTCTGGCCCGTCCTCTGTTTCCCATTACTTCAAACCCAAACCCACCG GAATTGAGTCTGAGGGTTTAAAGACGCAGGAAGCTAATTTCAGAGGAAGGAAGTTGCAAGGAGCCTCCATTCCCATCCCAAATGGTTATTCTG GATTTGTTCTAGGGAAGAAGAGTCTTGGCAAGAGAAAAGCCAATACTTCTGAAGAGAACTCAAACTGTTGGGAGATGAATGCTAAATATAAAAGCATCACATATTGGAATCATGACAACCTCACTTCACAGGATGATGCATTCTTACGTTGTTTTCACTGGCTTGCTGTAGCAAAATCT ATGCACGAACCAGCAACAGCGGAAGATTTGGTTTCTGCATCAGCTGCTTTGGAAAAGATGAAGTGA
- the LOC117625677 gene encoding protein PHLOEM PROTEIN 2-LIKE A9: protein MAMTKPHFQAEREAIILQKEGRRGYTIKPRGLTIVWGNDERYWKLPKIGSNEPVELLQVSWLEVTATVDLEPGKDYAISFEVELAPDAFGWRDIQAFLMAKVGKKGKYKWTKVKLAQDSNAGRFTIPDSNGLPFTIKSAGTTDSDNVLHFGLYEVWSGKWKGGLKIYEANVEDVTGK, encoded by the exons ATGGCTATGACTAAGCCTCATTTCCaagcagagagagaagcaATAATCTTGCAGAAG GAAGGTCGCCGTGGCTACACCATCAAACCCCGAGGGCTTACCATTGTATGGGGCAATGATGAGCGCTATTGGAAATTACCAAA gATAGGCTCGAATGAGCCCGTGGAGCTGCTTCAGGTTTCTTGGCTGGAAGTGACGGCCACAGTTGACTTAGAACCTGGGAAGGATTATGCAATTAGCTTTGAAGTAGAACTGGCACCAGATGCATTTGGTTGGAGAGACATACAAGCTTTCTTGATGGCCAAGGTagggaaaaaaggaaagtacAAATGGACAAAAGTTAAACTAGCGCAGGATTCAAATGCAGGCAGATTCACAATTCCTGATTCAAACGGCCTGCCATTTACAATTAAAAGTGCTGGCACGACCGATTCCGACAACGTGCTTCATTTTGGTCTGTATGAAGTCTGGAGTGGAAAATGGAAGGGAGGCTTGAAAATTTATGAAGCAAATGTCGAAGATGTGACTGGAAAATGA